In Vreelandella piezotolerans, one genomic interval encodes:
- the pgeF gene encoding peptidoglycan editing factor PgeF: MSDAIDLRPTLLLPDWPAPANVRAFVTTRETGPSQNDFAAFNPAAHVGDNADHVALCRRLLHKEIGDERPLLWLNQTHGARVQQEYQSDAPDADAALANSREYACVVLTADCLPVLFCNRQGTQVAVAHAGWRGLAGGVLEATIAAMNCDPDDILVWLGPAISNAQFEVGPEVYGAFVAVHPDTADAFDHSPYRLGHYMADLYRLARFRLEALGIHHISGGHFCTACESRFYSYRRDSGNTGRMASVIWIN; this comes from the coding sequence ATGAGCGATGCCATAGATCTGCGCCCGACGCTTCTGCTGCCGGACTGGCCGGCGCCCGCCAACGTGCGAGCTTTTGTGACCACGCGTGAAACGGGGCCGAGCCAGAATGACTTTGCGGCGTTCAATCCGGCCGCTCACGTTGGGGACAATGCCGACCATGTTGCACTGTGCCGACGGTTGCTACACAAAGAGATCGGCGATGAACGCCCGCTACTGTGGCTTAATCAAACCCACGGCGCGCGGGTGCAGCAGGAGTACCAAAGCGATGCACCCGACGCCGATGCTGCGCTTGCCAACAGCCGCGAGTACGCCTGTGTCGTTCTCACCGCCGACTGTTTGCCAGTGCTGTTTTGCAATCGTCAAGGAACGCAGGTGGCGGTTGCGCATGCGGGCTGGCGTGGGCTGGCCGGTGGCGTGTTGGAAGCCACCATCGCCGCCATGAATTGCGACCCCGACGATATCCTGGTGTGGTTGGGGCCGGCCATCTCGAATGCGCAGTTCGAGGTGGGACCCGAAGTGTACGGCGCTTTCGTGGCTGTACATCCAGACACGGCCGACGCGTTCGACCACAGCCCGTACCGGCTAGGCCACTATATGGCCGATCTGTATAGGCTGGCCCGTTTTCGCCTGGAAGCACTGGGCATTCACCACATTAGCGGCGGACACTTCTGCACTGCCTGCGAATCGCGCTTTTACTCCTATCGCCGTGACAGCGGCAACACTGGTCGCATGGCGAGTGTGATCTGGATCAATTAA
- a CDS encoding outer membrane protein assembly factor BamD yields the protein MRVFSAAHRFGALALSLALLAGCASNDTTPEEEDEFAGVQERELYELARTALDSNRFPIAIERLEALDTRYPFGPHAEQAQLELIYAYYENSNWEEARAAASRFIRLHPDHPQVDYAYYLRGLAAWQAGRFSLERLRLIDISKRDLGASRDAYNDFRELIQRFPQSQYAPDAQQRIVYLRELLARHELHVADYYLRRGAFLAAVERGRWVIENYPESNATRDALATMVEGYQGLGMEDRASEVLTVLRENAPGHEQLRGGRFVPKHDNSD from the coding sequence ATGCGCGTTTTTTCCGCTGCCCACCGCTTTGGCGCCCTAGCCTTGAGCCTTGCCCTTCTCGCAGGCTGCGCCAGCAACGACACGACCCCGGAAGAGGAAGACGAGTTTGCGGGGGTCCAAGAGCGCGAGCTATATGAGCTGGCACGCACCGCGCTCGATAGCAACCGCTTCCCGATTGCTATCGAGCGCCTTGAAGCGTTGGATACCCGTTATCCGTTTGGCCCTCACGCCGAACAGGCTCAGCTCGAACTGATTTACGCCTACTACGAAAACAGTAACTGGGAAGAGGCGCGGGCGGCTGCCAGCCGCTTCATTCGCTTACATCCCGATCATCCTCAGGTCGACTATGCCTATTACCTCCGCGGGCTAGCCGCTTGGCAGGCGGGCCGCTTCAGCCTCGAGCGCCTGCGCCTGATCGACATCTCCAAGCGTGATCTGGGGGCCTCGCGCGATGCTTACAACGATTTCCGCGAACTGATTCAGCGCTTCCCACAGAGCCAGTACGCCCCGGATGCCCAGCAACGTATCGTCTACCTGCGTGAGCTCTTAGCACGCCATGAGCTGCACGTGGCCGACTACTACCTCCGCCGCGGCGCTTTTCTAGCCGCCGTCGAGCGAGGCCGCTGGGTGATCGAAAACTACCCGGAATCCAACGCGACTCGCGATGCGCTGGCGACGATGGTCGAGGGCTACCAGGGGCTAGGGATGGAAGATCGCGCGAGCGAGGTTCTCACCGTGCTGCGTGAAAATGCACCGGGTCATGAGCAACTTCGAGGTGGTCGTTTCGTGCCAAAGCATGACAACAGCGACTGA
- a CDS encoding GspH/FimT family pseudopilin — MKCGGTHGQHSSYQRGFTLIEMLVAMLLMTAMIAWLTPSVQALSHHSLLNSEVSRLRSAFALARHTAISQRTKVTVCPASANLTTCASTWGDALVVIKGDVEDGFQPDDILRVFPGQAASYTTYSRGWRHVRYNVLGHTSGYNGSFAICATQAEGKRLVLSQLGRLRVDEAPIDC; from the coding sequence ATGAAATGCGGTGGCACGCACGGGCAGCACTCGTCCTATCAGCGGGGGTTTACACTCATCGAGATGTTGGTGGCGATGCTGTTGATGACCGCCATGATAGCGTGGCTGACACCAAGCGTTCAGGCACTGAGTCACCACAGCCTTCTCAATAGCGAAGTAAGCCGCCTGCGCTCTGCGTTTGCCCTGGCCAGACATACGGCCATTTCACAACGTACGAAGGTGACCGTGTGTCCGGCAAGCGCAAACCTCACCACCTGTGCGTCGACGTGGGGCGACGCACTGGTCGTCATAAAGGGAGACGTCGAGGACGGCTTTCAACCGGACGATATCCTGCGCGTCTTTCCCGGGCAGGCGGCGTCTTACACCACCTATAGCCGCGGCTGGCGACACGTTCGATATAACGTGCTGGGCCATACCAGTGGCTACAACGGCAGCTTCGCGATATGCGCCACACAAGCAGAAGGAAAACGGTTGGTACTCAGCCAGTTAGGCAGGTTACGCGTGGATGAGGCACCTATCGACTGCTAA
- a CDS encoding putative bifunctional diguanylate cyclase/phosphodiesterase, giving the protein MKPSQSLFMVFLLPILMVILPVALLLGLATYMIKEQSLQNYRLQSNDLETLVQMATFDRQLGDLHQRMSEVFSRAEATDLGTMQRYAEYGRINQELSRIGESVDRLSSSPLILDLSQESAATLQRAFYEYRRFVNMANEAATLNQGDPVFYLQEAQRHFTTFNLFSQQIFEALTHRASDRHRESYADLNQSRNSTLWLGLGLFALLISAAFLAAWRINQRLVTVGDAILALSDNRRALPDLQAIERLSQQHSGPLKRIALSLLSFRDTEQQRREAERQVHQLAYYDTLTDLPNWRLMKEHLQHSLETNSQTNTYGALVYLDVDEFKRINDVIGHRAGDDLLIQMATRLKTLEQQGCKMGRLSGDEFVLIVDGLDADKLKAAEKAEFLAQQIQHALTQPYCLDGHHQYLNVSQGLVLFKGVDDSVDQLFQYANSAVHLAKRDDQNTIRFYDPAVQAQLETRTELERDLRLAIEREEFVLVYQMQVDSQGRAIGAEALIRWQHPIQGFVSPGTFIPLAEETGLIIPMGTWVLHAACEQLALWEAAAHTKDLVLAVNVSAKQFQQPHFVEEVAKALELSGASPHKLKLELTESTVIGQVEDTIARMHRLKALGISFAMDDFGTGYSSLQYLKRLPLDQIKIDQSFVRDLHQDADDMAIVETIIAMGRSLGLNVIAEGVETMEHWRYLNEHQCHAYQGYYFCRPVTPEEMAKQCLAPPPVLT; this is encoded by the coding sequence ATGAAACCCTCGCAGAGCTTGTTCATGGTGTTTCTGCTCCCCATCCTGATGGTGATTCTGCCGGTTGCACTGTTGCTGGGACTGGCCACCTACATGATCAAAGAGCAGTCGCTGCAAAACTACCGGCTTCAATCCAATGATCTGGAAACCCTCGTACAAATGGCGACCTTCGATCGCCAGTTGGGCGATCTTCATCAGCGGATGAGTGAGGTTTTCAGCCGGGCGGAAGCGACCGACCTCGGCACCATGCAGCGCTACGCGGAGTACGGTCGCATCAACCAAGAGCTATCGCGTATTGGGGAAAGCGTCGATCGGCTGTCCAGCTCGCCGCTGATTTTGGACTTGAGCCAGGAAAGCGCAGCTACCCTGCAGCGCGCCTTTTATGAATACCGTCGCTTCGTCAACATGGCCAACGAGGCCGCCACCCTGAATCAGGGGGATCCCGTTTTTTATTTGCAAGAAGCCCAACGTCATTTCACGACGTTCAACCTCTTTTCTCAGCAAATTTTCGAGGCGCTTACCCATCGCGCCAGTGACCGACACCGAGAGTCTTACGCCGATCTCAACCAGTCGCGCAACTCCACGCTATGGCTGGGCTTGGGTCTATTTGCTCTGCTGATCAGTGCCGCTTTTTTGGCCGCATGGCGCATCAACCAGCGGCTCGTCACGGTGGGCGATGCCATTTTGGCGCTGTCCGACAATCGCCGAGCGCTGCCCGACTTGCAAGCGATCGAACGGTTGAGCCAACAACACAGCGGCCCGTTAAAGCGTATTGCGCTTTCACTCCTTTCTTTTCGCGATACCGAGCAGCAGAGACGAGAAGCAGAGCGCCAAGTGCATCAATTGGCTTACTACGACACGCTCACCGACCTGCCCAACTGGCGACTGATGAAAGAGCATCTACAGCACTCGTTGGAGACCAACAGTCAAACCAACACTTACGGCGCGCTGGTGTATTTGGACGTGGACGAGTTCAAACGTATCAACGATGTCATCGGCCATCGGGCGGGAGACGACCTGCTCATACAGATGGCGACGCGTCTTAAAACCTTGGAGCAGCAGGGCTGCAAGATGGGCCGCCTGAGTGGCGATGAGTTCGTACTGATTGTGGATGGTTTGGATGCCGATAAGTTGAAAGCCGCCGAAAAAGCCGAGTTCTTGGCGCAGCAGATTCAGCACGCGCTGACCCAGCCTTACTGCTTGGATGGGCATCACCAGTATCTTAACGTCAGTCAAGGGCTCGTGCTCTTCAAGGGCGTCGATGATAGCGTCGATCAGCTTTTTCAATACGCTAATTCAGCCGTTCACCTCGCCAAGCGTGATGACCAGAATACGATCCGCTTTTATGACCCAGCCGTTCAAGCCCAGTTAGAAACGCGCACCGAGCTAGAGCGCGACCTGCGCCTCGCCATCGAGCGGGAAGAGTTCGTGCTGGTCTATCAAATGCAAGTAGATAGCCAAGGGCGTGCCATCGGTGCCGAAGCACTCATCCGTTGGCAGCACCCCATACAAGGCTTCGTATCGCCGGGCACATTCATTCCTCTGGCAGAGGAGACGGGGCTCATCATTCCCATGGGCACCTGGGTACTGCATGCCGCCTGCGAACAGCTCGCCCTGTGGGAAGCGGCTGCGCATACCAAAGACCTAGTGCTGGCCGTGAACGTCAGTGCAAAACAGTTTCAGCAGCCACACTTCGTCGAGGAAGTGGCCAAGGCATTGGAACTTAGCGGTGCGTCGCCTCACAAGCTGAAACTCGAGCTCACCGAGAGCACGGTCATCGGTCAGGTGGAAGATACCATCGCCCGCATGCACCGGCTCAAGGCACTCGGCATCAGCTTTGCCATGGACGATTTTGGCACCGGCTACTCTTCATTGCAGTATTTGAAGCGTTTGCCGCTGGACCAAATCAAAATCGATCAATCCTTCGTGCGCGACCTTCATCAGGACGCAGATGACATGGCCATCGTCGAGACGATCATTGCCATGGGGCGCTCGCTGGGCCTTAACGTCATTGCCGAGGGCGTAGAGACCATGGAGCACTGGCGATATTTGAACGAACACCAGTGCCACGCTTACCAGGGTTATTACTTCTGCAGGCCGGTGACGCCAGAAGAGATGGCCAAACAGTGCTTAGCCCCGCCCCCGGTGCTCACGTAA
- a CDS encoding NAD+ synthase produces the protein MQDLTLVMAQLDPLVGDIPGNAARAIEAVREARIEHGADIVVFPELFLSGYPPEDLLLRPSMETRLREARATMAEKISRDVLVIIGYPGVREGKCYNLAGVLYNGQWEAEYAKQALPNYQVFDEQRYFTPGTEPLVYEHKGAKLGLLICEDLWEGVPVKAAREAGAEVLISLNASPYHQDKPAERLRLLEQRAQDVQLPVVYVNTIGGQDELVFDGGSSCVDANGQLKVLAPYWQAGLMPIQLLQTSANVWEPQAGEIEPDVEPEESLYCALVTGLRDYVNKSGFKGVVLGLSGGIDSALSLAIAVDALGPQRVQAVMMPYHYTADISKQDAAEQATLLGVHYDVMPIEPMVEAFMGTLAESFAGTERDTTEENLQSRCRGVLLMAISNKKGLMVLTTGNKSEMAVGYATLYGDMVGGYNAIKDVYKTWVYRLARWRNTQSPAIPERVIERPPSAELAPDQQDSDSLPDYDVLDAILVRYIEGDMSAEAIIAAGFEEEDVYKVVKLVDRCEYKRRQAPVGVRVTPRGFGRDRRYPIVNGWQPGD, from the coding sequence ATGCAAGACTTAACGCTGGTAATGGCCCAACTCGACCCGCTGGTCGGCGATATTCCCGGCAACGCCGCGCGTGCCATCGAAGCGGTGCGTGAAGCGAGGATCGAGCATGGGGCGGATATCGTCGTCTTTCCTGAACTGTTTTTATCCGGCTACCCGCCGGAAGATTTACTGTTGCGTCCCTCCATGGAAACCCGCTTGCGTGAGGCGCGCGCCACGATGGCGGAAAAAATCTCCCGCGACGTGCTGGTCATCATTGGTTACCCCGGCGTGCGTGAAGGCAAGTGTTACAACTTGGCGGGGGTGCTCTACAACGGCCAATGGGAGGCGGAGTACGCCAAACAAGCGCTGCCCAATTACCAAGTGTTCGATGAACAGCGCTACTTCACGCCGGGCACCGAGCCGCTGGTGTACGAGCATAAAGGGGCCAAGTTAGGTCTACTGATTTGCGAAGACTTGTGGGAAGGTGTGCCCGTGAAGGCCGCGCGCGAGGCGGGGGCTGAAGTATTGATCAGTTTGAACGCCTCGCCCTATCATCAAGACAAGCCCGCCGAACGGCTGCGCTTGCTAGAACAGCGCGCCCAAGACGTGCAATTGCCCGTCGTGTACGTCAATACCATCGGTGGCCAGGACGAGTTGGTGTTCGACGGTGGCTCTAGCTGTGTCGATGCCAACGGTCAACTCAAGGTACTGGCGCCCTACTGGCAGGCGGGGCTAATGCCCATTCAGCTCCTGCAAACTAGTGCGAACGTCTGGGAACCCCAGGCTGGCGAAATCGAGCCAGATGTGGAACCCGAGGAAAGCCTTTACTGCGCGCTGGTGACCGGCCTGCGTGACTACGTCAACAAGAGCGGTTTCAAAGGCGTGGTGCTGGGGCTTTCTGGCGGCATCGATTCGGCGCTCTCGCTGGCCATTGCGGTGGATGCGCTGGGACCGCAGCGGGTACAAGCGGTCATGATGCCTTACCATTACACTGCGGATATATCCAAGCAGGATGCGGCCGAACAGGCGACCCTGCTGGGCGTTCATTATGACGTGATGCCCATAGAGCCCATGGTCGAAGCCTTCATGGGGACGCTGGCCGAGAGTTTTGCAGGCACCGAGCGCGATACTACCGAAGAGAACCTTCAGTCGCGTTGCCGTGGCGTGCTGCTCATGGCGATCTCCAACAAGAAAGGCCTGATGGTGCTGACCACGGGCAACAAGAGCGAAATGGCTGTCGGCTATGCCACGCTGTATGGCGATATGGTGGGGGGCTACAACGCCATCAAAGATGTCTATAAAACCTGGGTATACCGCCTGGCGCGCTGGCGCAATACCCAGTCGCCGGCCATTCCCGAGCGCGTGATCGAGCGTCCACCCAGCGCCGAACTTGCGCCCGACCAGCAGGATAGCGATTCGCTCCCAGACTACGATGTGTTGGATGCCATTCTGGTCCGCTACATCGAGGGAGACATGAGTGCCGAGGCGATCATTGCTGCAGGCTTCGAGGAAGAGGATGTCTACAAGGTCGTCAAACTGGTGGATCGCTGTGAGTACAAGCGCCGCCAGGCGCCGGTAGGCGTGCGAGTGACCCCGCGGGGCTTCGGGCGAGATCGCCGCTACCCTATCGTCAATGGCTGGCAGCCGGGCGATTGA
- the thiO gene encoding glycine oxidase ThiO, whose translation MSNLLILGGGVIGMMTALQLADAGQRVTLIERGTCGKEASWAGGGIVSPLYPWRYGEPVSQLSRWSEGAYPTLALRLLEETGIDPEYRQKGLLYLNVDDDEAALHWARQLGKPLERVTAAFVHHKEPEAATPEGSALWMPTLGSVRNPRLGQALRARLAALSHVTLIEACRVEGFLQRQGRVVGVATSRGDQLAEQFIVCGGAWSASVLDGLNVRLPVRPVKGQMIAYQAPPGLVQRVVLKDGRYVIPRSDGLLLVGSTLEEAGFDKTTDEEALASLKRSAENIIPALADCPVAYHWAGLRPGSPEGIPFIGALPEFPNVFVNAGHYRNGLVLAPASTHLLVDQVLGRKPLLDPTPYQPTAERLAWP comes from the coding sequence GTGAGCAATCTCTTAATTTTAGGAGGTGGCGTGATCGGAATGATGACGGCACTTCAGCTAGCGGACGCTGGTCAGCGGGTCACGCTCATCGAGCGCGGAACTTGCGGAAAAGAGGCATCCTGGGCAGGCGGCGGGATCGTTTCGCCGCTCTATCCCTGGCGTTATGGTGAGCCGGTGTCTCAGCTGTCGCGCTGGTCAGAGGGCGCCTATCCCACGCTAGCCCTGCGCTTGTTGGAAGAGACCGGTATCGACCCGGAGTATCGGCAAAAGGGCTTGCTCTACTTGAATGTGGACGATGACGAGGCGGCCTTGCACTGGGCGCGACAACTCGGCAAGCCGCTAGAGCGAGTCACCGCCGCTTTCGTTCATCATAAAGAGCCTGAAGCTGCTACTCCCGAAGGCAGTGCGCTCTGGATGCCCACACTAGGCAGCGTGCGCAACCCGCGCTTGGGCCAGGCGCTGCGCGCTCGTTTGGCTGCCCTGTCTCACGTGACGCTGATCGAGGCGTGTCGTGTCGAAGGTTTTCTGCAGCGTCAAGGCCGCGTAGTGGGGGTTGCGACGAGCCGAGGTGACCAGCTAGCAGAGCAGTTCATCGTATGTGGCGGGGCCTGGAGCGCAAGCGTGCTTGACGGGCTGAACGTGCGATTGCCGGTTCGGCCCGTCAAAGGACAAATGATCGCTTATCAAGCGCCGCCAGGTTTAGTCCAGCGCGTAGTGCTCAAGGATGGTCGCTACGTGATTCCACGTAGCGATGGTTTGCTGCTCGTGGGGTCTACCTTGGAAGAGGCGGGCTTCGATAAAACCACCGATGAAGAGGCGTTGGCATCGCTCAAGCGGAGTGCGGAAAACATTATCCCTGCGTTAGCCGATTGCCCTGTTGCGTACCATTGGGCGGGGCTGCGCCCCGGCTCGCCGGAAGGTATACCGTTCATTGGCGCGCTGCCCGAGTTTCCCAATGTGTTTGTCAATGCCGGGCATTATCGGAATGGCTTGGTGCTGGCGCCTGCTTCGACGCATCTACTGGTCGATCAAGTGCTGGGGCGCAAACCCTTGCTGGACCCAACACCTTACCAGCCAACGGCCGAGCGCTTGGCGTGGCCATGA
- the rluD gene encoding 23S rRNA pseudouridine(1911/1915/1917) synthase RluD: protein MSRIVEATQRVPATLAGARLDQAAAELFSDYSRERLKAWINAGELTVDGVKVKPKAKLHGHEVLTLNATIEEDTRFEPQDIALDIVYEDEDVIVINKAAGMVVHPAAGNPDGTLLNALLHHHPALAEVPRAGIVHRLDKDTTGLMMVAKTLPAQTALVEQLQARTVSRQYDAIVIGKPVAGSTIDAPIGRHPKDRKRQAVTASGKPAVTHFRVVERFRAHTHVRCQLETGRTHQIRVHMAHARYPLIGDPLYSGRAKLPPGAAGPLKEILREFPRQALHARKLSFVHPVSGETLTFQADLPDDLLMLLDYLRDDSETMR from the coding sequence ATGTCTCGTATTGTTGAAGCCACGCAGCGGGTGCCCGCAACGTTAGCTGGCGCGCGCTTGGACCAAGCAGCGGCGGAGTTGTTCAGTGATTACTCCCGCGAGCGTTTGAAAGCGTGGATCAACGCCGGTGAACTCACCGTCGATGGGGTCAAGGTCAAGCCGAAAGCCAAACTGCATGGCCACGAAGTGCTCACGCTCAATGCGACCATCGAGGAGGACACGCGTTTCGAGCCCCAGGACATCGCGCTGGACATCGTCTACGAAGACGAGGACGTCATCGTCATCAATAAGGCGGCGGGCATGGTCGTGCACCCGGCGGCGGGCAACCCGGATGGCACCTTGCTCAATGCCCTGCTGCATCATCACCCGGCGTTGGCCGAAGTGCCCCGGGCAGGCATCGTCCACCGCTTGGATAAAGACACGACCGGCCTGATGATGGTCGCTAAGACCTTGCCCGCGCAAACAGCGCTAGTCGAGCAGTTGCAAGCCCGTACCGTGTCGCGTCAGTACGATGCCATCGTGATCGGTAAGCCCGTGGCGGGTAGCACCATCGATGCGCCGATTGGCAGGCACCCGAAAGACCGCAAGCGCCAGGCCGTGACGGCGTCCGGCAAGCCCGCCGTGACGCATTTTCGCGTGGTCGAGCGTTTTCGCGCCCATACCCACGTGCGCTGCCAGCTAGAAACCGGCCGCACTCATCAGATTCGCGTGCACATGGCCCACGCTCGCTATCCTTTGATTGGCGACCCACTCTATAGCGGCCGTGCCAAGCTCCCGCCGGGGGCCGCTGGGCCGTTGAAAGAGATTTTGCGCGAGTTCCCCCGTCAGGCGCTGCATGCCCGAAAGCTCAGCTTCGTGCACCCCGTTAGTGGTGAAACCCTTACTTTTCAAGCCGATCTACCCGATGATCTACTAATGTTGTTGGACTACCTGCGCGACGATAGCGAGACCATGCGATGA
- a CDS encoding PP0621 family protein translates to MNLLIIRLIIFAALFYVGLKLYGLYRQRKLAHQQQAPSRHEGGNMVRCRWCDVHVPENEALRDVEQWFCCSAHRDRFLQEQEDNRR, encoded by the coding sequence ATGAACCTATTGATCATTCGGCTAATTATCTTTGCCGCGCTGTTTTATGTAGGCCTGAAGCTTTACGGACTCTATCGCCAACGCAAGCTGGCCCATCAGCAGCAGGCACCGTCGCGCCACGAAGGCGGCAACATGGTGCGCTGCCGCTGGTGCGACGTTCACGTGCCAGAGAACGAGGCGCTACGTGACGTCGAGCAGTGGTTCTGCTGTAGCGCTCACCGTGACCGCTTCCTACAAGAGCAGGAAGACAATCGTCGCTAG
- a CDS encoding methyl-accepting chemotaxis protein: MTSLMKRLSGTTISTRLAVGFSILLALLVLLTIAGILQVNQIDRDLTVINDVQGEKQGFAVDMRGSVHDRAIALRDIVITAGSGRLAELEGDIRQLEEAYQTATVGMAQINQTSTASPEEQQILASIREQAETTTRLTEQVIAAREVGNDQQAETLLLEQAGPAYTEWLNRINQFIDLQTQNSAATTASARATASGFQLQMLGLTLFALLIGGLIAVFLSRQLLRELGAEPYEVKAFAQAIGRGELATQGRLKQGDTRSIMASQVAMAKHLQEIVAQVRASAEAVASNSEQIAEGNNDLASRTEEQASALAETASAMEELNSTVKQNADNSEQASQEAASASITAKRGGDAVHQVVATMNDLNKSSQEIAGIISTIDSIAFQTNILALNASVEAARAGEHGRGFAVVAEEVRKLAQRSADAAREINNLISSNLERVNHGNERAEEASKSTEEIVEAIQRVTTIMQEISNASAEQSAGVQEVGQAVTEMDQVTQQNASLVNESATAANNLRQNAHQLLNAMGAFKLPESAMAPAAQHRANPSSTASSYARPKAPSLPTTRSSAPAELEWESF; the protein is encoded by the coding sequence ATGACCTCCCTAATGAAACGCTTGTCTGGAACGACAATCAGCACCCGGCTAGCCGTTGGCTTCTCTATTCTGTTGGCTCTCTTGGTGCTACTGACCATAGCGGGCATTCTTCAAGTCAATCAAATCGACCGTGATTTGACCGTCATCAACGATGTCCAAGGTGAAAAGCAAGGATTTGCCGTCGACATGCGGGGCAGCGTCCATGACCGCGCGATTGCCCTGCGCGATATCGTAATTACCGCTGGTAGCGGGCGTTTGGCCGAGTTGGAAGGCGATATACGCCAGCTAGAGGAGGCTTACCAAACAGCCACCGTCGGCATGGCACAAATCAATCAAACCTCCACGGCCTCTCCGGAAGAACAACAGATTCTCGCGAGCATTCGTGAACAAGCCGAAACGACGACCCGCTTGACCGAACAAGTCATCGCTGCTCGTGAAGTAGGCAACGACCAGCAAGCCGAAACCCTTTTGTTGGAGCAAGCAGGTCCGGCTTATACCGAATGGCTCAATCGCATCAATCAGTTTATTGACCTTCAGACACAGAATAGCGCCGCTACCACCGCATCTGCCCGCGCGACGGCTTCTGGTTTCCAGCTACAAATGCTCGGATTGACGCTCTTTGCCCTACTGATTGGCGGCCTGATTGCGGTCTTCCTATCACGTCAACTGCTGCGAGAACTCGGCGCTGAGCCCTATGAAGTGAAAGCCTTTGCTCAGGCCATTGGTCGTGGCGAACTCGCCACTCAAGGTCGGCTGAAACAAGGCGATACCCGCAGCATCATGGCCTCGCAGGTCGCCATGGCGAAGCATCTGCAGGAGATCGTGGCGCAGGTGCGCGCGTCAGCAGAAGCGGTTGCCTCGAACAGCGAACAGATTGCAGAAGGCAATAACGATCTTGCCTCACGTACGGAAGAGCAAGCCAGCGCTTTGGCAGAGACGGCCTCAGCTATGGAAGAGCTTAATAGTACGGTAAAGCAAAACGCCGATAATTCCGAGCAGGCCAGCCAAGAAGCCGCTAGCGCCTCGATAACGGCGAAGCGCGGTGGGGACGCAGTTCACCAAGTGGTCGCCACCATGAACGATCTGAATAAAAGCTCACAAGAAATAGCAGGTATCATTTCGACCATCGACTCGATCGCTTTCCAAACCAATATCCTGGCCTTGAACGCGTCGGTCGAGGCGGCGCGGGCAGGCGAACATGGGCGTGGCTTTGCCGTCGTCGCTGAAGAAGTGCGTAAGCTGGCTCAGCGCAGTGCCGACGCCGCACGCGAGATCAACAACCTCATTAGCAGCAATCTAGAGCGCGTCAATCATGGCAACGAGCGCGCTGAAGAGGCGAGCAAATCCACTGAAGAGATCGTCGAAGCCATCCAGCGCGTGACCACTATCATGCAAGAGATCAGCAACGCCAGCGCCGAACAGAGTGCCGGGGTTCAGGAAGTAGGCCAGGCGGTCACCGAAATGGACCAAGTTACGCAGCAGAACGCATCACTGGTGAATGAGAGCGCGACCGCTGCCAACAACTTACGTCAGAATGCCCACCAGTTGTTAAACGCCATGGGGGCGTTCAAACTCCCTGAGTCGGCGATGGCGCCGGCCGCTCAACATCGCGCCAACCCATCCTCGACGGCAAGCAGCTATGCTCGTCCCAAGGCCCCGTCGCTACCCACCACACGCTCCAGCGCCCCTGCCGAGCTTGAATGGGAAAGCTTCTAA